One genomic region from Haloarcula taiwanensis encodes:
- a CDS encoding acyl dehydratase — protein MTEWSDPDAMDLSDGETFDALLDRADTREKGHFFEFFSEGDELAHDPGLRLSHHGSEQWMGQTLNHDPAYWRADTAAERGFEKRPVHPDYLLACVMGVTVEDLSEKGGYFLGRDDVEFHRPATAGTPLSVTSTVVDTRTSSSRPKYGIVTWETAGRNRETGETLVSYRRTNMIPRREPAATDGGAVGEQDEGGPTLPDTLLTPDGERFEDFQAALDRADAENAAVAYRHERGRTMDDQLVAGLPLATLNTARQHHNRDEMADSPSGDIVAYGDVTRSIALAHARSDEATYREQRFADERFHDFVTLGDTLYGFTRVLDCDPEAGPERAGAVTFEHVAFNQDQTPVYSGRRTALIQRDT, from the coding sequence ATGACTGAGTGGTCCGACCCCGACGCCATGGACCTCTCGGACGGCGAGACGTTCGACGCGCTGCTTGACCGCGCCGACACCCGGGAGAAGGGCCACTTCTTCGAGTTCTTCTCGGAGGGCGACGAACTCGCTCACGACCCCGGCCTGCGTCTCTCCCACCACGGCAGCGAGCAGTGGATGGGCCAGACGCTCAACCACGACCCGGCGTACTGGCGGGCCGACACCGCAGCGGAGCGCGGCTTCGAGAAGCGCCCGGTCCACCCGGACTACCTGCTGGCGTGCGTGATGGGCGTCACCGTCGAGGACCTCTCGGAGAAGGGCGGCTACTTCCTGGGGCGCGACGACGTGGAATTTCACAGACCGGCAACGGCAGGCACGCCGCTGTCGGTCACCTCGACCGTCGTCGACACACGTACGTCCTCGTCCCGGCCGAAGTACGGCATCGTGACGTGGGAGACAGCGGGCCGGAACCGCGAGACGGGCGAAACGCTGGTGTCCTACCGGCGAACGAACATGATTCCGCGCCGCGAGCCGGCGGCGACCGACGGCGGCGCGGTCGGCGAGCAAGACGAGGGCGGTCCGACGCTCCCCGACACGCTCCTCACGCCTGACGGCGAACGTTTCGAGGACTTTCAGGCAGCCCTCGACCGCGCCGACGCAGAGAACGCCGCCGTCGCCTACCGCCACGAGCGCGGGCGGACGATGGACGACCAGTTGGTCGCCGGCCTGCCGCTGGCGACGCTCAACACCGCGCGCCAGCACCACAACCGCGACGAGATGGCGGACTCGCCGTCGGGTGACATCGTCGCGTACGGCGACGTGACTCGCTCGATTGCGCTGGCCCACGCCCGCTCCGACGAAGCGACATACCGCGAGCAGCGGTTCGCTGACGAGCGGTTCCACGACTTCGTCACGCTCGGCGACACCCTCTACGGCTTCACGCGCGTCCTCGACTGTGACCCCGAGGCCGGGCCGGAGCGGGCCGGCGCGGTCACCTTCGAACACGTCGCGTTCAACCAGGACCAGACCCCGGTCTACTCGGGCCGGCGAACCGCACTCATCCAGCGAGACACATGA
- a CDS encoding citrate lyase subunit beta yields MTRLCRTFQTAPAAIPNDNSAKFLVSGLTSEGFQAPDWLVPDIEDGTAPSMKGEAVDNIVEHVPDHADEFAGDILPRVEWAYDDADARERGIEQVTRLAEAVGEELDGFVFPKTGRLDDVRDAAGVVADAERDAGLAEGTLEMAIILETAPGRSDLREICQYAAESRLSGLVFGPVDYTAELGGRALDGERPRWDGLLEALSNETSAADIVAIGGPFDQLFHERAGVTYYNAEGYADQVEHEATIGIDGSWSLHPKQTEQANRIHMPTTKELERDLHKIESFNEAKREGTGAVVVDGQMVDEATYKNFANTVKTVRAIDETHPPQTEEYYDDDLLARARDVELIFG; encoded by the coding sequence ATGACACGACTCTGCCGCACCTTCCAGACCGCACCGGCCGCGATACCGAACGACAACAGCGCGAAGTTCCTCGTTTCGGGGCTCACCAGCGAGGGGTTCCAGGCCCCCGACTGGCTCGTCCCCGACATCGAGGACGGCACCGCCCCGTCAATGAAAGGGGAAGCCGTCGACAACATCGTCGAGCACGTCCCCGACCACGCCGACGAGTTCGCTGGGGACATCCTCCCGCGCGTGGAGTGGGCCTACGACGACGCCGACGCCCGCGAACGCGGCATCGAGCAGGTGACTCGTCTGGCCGAGGCGGTCGGCGAGGAACTCGACGGCTTTGTCTTCCCGAAAACCGGTCGGCTCGACGACGTGCGTGACGCCGCGGGGGTCGTCGCCGACGCCGAGCGCGACGCCGGGCTTGCTGAAGGGACGCTGGAAATGGCAATCATTCTCGAAACGGCCCCCGGCCGCTCGGACCTCCGGGAAATCTGCCAGTACGCCGCCGAATCCCGGCTCTCCGGGCTCGTGTTCGGGCCGGTCGACTACACGGCGGAACTCGGCGGCCGCGCGCTCGACGGCGAGCGGCCCCGCTGGGACGGCCTGCTGGAGGCGCTCTCGAACGAGACGAGCGCGGCCGACATCGTCGCCATCGGCGGCCCCTTCGACCAGCTGTTTCACGAACGGGCCGGCGTCACCTACTACAACGCCGAGGGCTACGCCGACCAGGTCGAACACGAGGCGACCATCGGCATCGACGGCTCGTGGTCGCTCCATCCCAAGCAGACCGAGCAGGCCAACCGCATCCACATGCCCACGACCAAGGAACTGGAGCGGGACCTCCACAAGATAGAGTCGTTCAACGAGGCCAAACGGGAGGGGACTGGCGCGGTCGTCGTCGACGGCCAGATGGTTGACGAAGCGACCTACAAGAACTTCGCAAACACCGTCAAAACTGTCAGAGCTATCGACGAGACCCATCCCCCCCAGACCGAGGAGTACTACGATGACGACCTGCTGGCACGAGCGAGGGACGTGGAGCTTATCTTCGGCTAA
- a CDS encoding aspartate aminotransferase, which produces MDYTEPQFFRVMQYAARADRDVVDMVSGNPDWDPPEGLRDGLRDYAEAPADDYQYPPSVGLTTLRDEIAARRGVDRNRVLVTNGAGEANHLAMTGGLHYFDGNEILLTDPVYPYYAGRANFIGADISFVPVDDHNRLAPSDLRAAASEETAVIVVNSPNNPTGAVYDADAIAEFAAIAEEYDALLLSDEVYDHFDYAGRFSSALHADSDHVVATNSLSKTMAITGFRVGYAIFPPEDGPTGSLLERARTQHMLTNVTGSRPAQYAVLRALKTTSPDYYAACRRRLEGRVDAFCDALAAAGAEYNRPEGGFYVMARFPDFPGSFENVYELIDEAGVAGMPGEAFGESRSDWVRFALVTPRVDEAAQRLANYFE; this is translated from the coding sequence ATGGACTACACGGAACCCCAGTTCTTCCGGGTCATGCAGTACGCGGCCCGGGCCGACCGGGACGTGGTGGACATGGTGTCGGGCAATCCCGACTGGGACCCGCCGGAGGGCCTTCGGGACGGGCTCAGGGACTACGCCGAGGCCCCAGCCGACGACTACCAGTATCCGCCCAGCGTCGGGCTGACGACGCTCCGCGACGAAATCGCCGCTCGGCGGGGCGTGGACCGGAACCGCGTCCTCGTCACCAACGGCGCGGGCGAGGCGAACCACCTCGCGATGACCGGCGGGCTCCACTACTTCGATGGCAACGAGATTCTCCTGACTGACCCCGTTTACCCCTACTACGCCGGCCGGGCGAACTTCATCGGCGCGGACATCTCGTTCGTCCCGGTCGACGACCACAACCGACTCGCTCCCTCGGACCTGCGGGCGGCCGCGAGCGAGGAGACGGCCGTCATCGTCGTCAATTCGCCGAACAACCCCACCGGCGCGGTGTACGACGCCGACGCGATAGCCGAGTTCGCGGCCATCGCCGAGGAGTACGACGCCCTGCTGCTCAGCGACGAGGTGTACGACCACTTCGACTACGCGGGCCGGTTCAGTTCGGCGCTGCACGCCGACTCCGACCACGTCGTCGCCACCAACTCCCTCTCGAAGACGATGGCAATAACGGGATTCAGGGTCGGCTACGCGATCTTCCCACCGGAAGACGGTCCCACGGGCTCGCTTCTGGAGCGTGCTCGCACCCAGCACATGCTCACGAACGTCACCGGGAGTCGGCCGGCCCAGTACGCCGTCCTGCGGGCGCTGAAGACGACGAGCCCGGACTACTACGCCGCCTGCCGACGCCGTCTCGAAGGCCGGGTCGACGCCTTCTGTGACGCGCTGGCGGCGGCCGGAGCCGAGTACAACCGCCCAGAAGGCGGCTTCTACGTGATGGCGCGGTTCCCCGACTTCCCTGGGTCGTTCGAGAACGTGTACGAACTCATCGATGAGGCCGGCGTCGCCGGGATGCCCGGCGAAGCGTTCGGCGAGTCCAGAAGCGACTGGGTCAGGTTTGCGCTGGTGACACCACGGGTCGACGAGGCAGCCCAACGGCTGGCGAACTATTTCGAATAA
- a CDS encoding damage-inducible protein CinA, with translation MADDTANPVEKRVGKRLREADATVATAESCTGGLVGSKITDIPGSSDYFDRSLVTYSYEAKRELLAVSRESLDAHGAVSEPVAAEMAQGVRDTARTDWGVATTGVAGPDGGTPETPVGTVYIAVAEAAPWGTNESGVTVSRYEFDGTRREVKAAIATQALRDLETALQE, from the coding sequence ATGGCAGACGACACAGCGAACCCAGTCGAGAAGCGCGTCGGCAAGCGTCTCCGAGAAGCTGATGCCACAGTCGCTACCGCGGAGTCCTGTACCGGTGGCCTTGTTGGCTCAAAAATAACGGACATCCCCGGCTCAAGCGACTACTTCGACCGCTCGCTGGTCACCTACTCCTACGAGGCCAAGCGGGAACTGCTGGCCGTCTCGCGGGAATCACTGGATGCTCACGGTGCAGTGTCAGAACCGGTCGCAGCGGAGATGGCTCAGGGCGTTCGCGACACCGCCCGAACCGACTGGGGCGTCGCCACGACCGGCGTCGCCGGCCCCGACGGTGGCACACCGGAGACGCCCGTCGGGACGGTCTACATCGCCGTCGCCGAGGCCGCGCCGTGGGGGACAAACGAGTCCGGCGTGACGGTGTCCCGCTACGAGTTCGACGGCACCCGTCGCGAGGTCAAGGCGGCCATCGCGACACAGGCGCTCCGGGACCTGGAAACCGCCTTACAGGAGTAG
- a CDS encoding metal-dependent phosphoesterase produces MQPEGYAVDLHVKVLDDRVVERAKARGLDGLVYAPHFTRLPEIRQQAEAFSDEELTVFPAREIFTGTWQQRRHVLAIGLEEPIPDFITFDGAMRELDRQDAAVLVPHPGFLNVSLGLDDIEAYEDNIDALEVYNPKQLAHHRDRAQSFTSETGHEPFVSSYAHVRGTVGEAYVTFAEAFDDVAALSTALKNDVERSLFHRDGLSHDLRRAVEWAHLGLENTWGKFDRLMLQGTEPTHPDHVAYDGRFNDVKVY; encoded by the coding sequence GTGCAACCCGAGGGGTACGCCGTTGATCTCCACGTGAAAGTACTCGACGACCGGGTCGTCGAGCGCGCGAAGGCACGTGGCCTCGACGGGCTGGTGTACGCGCCGCATTTCACGCGGCTCCCGGAGATACGGCAGCAAGCAGAGGCGTTTTCCGACGAAGAGCTGACAGTGTTTCCAGCCAGAGAGATCTTTACTGGCACCTGGCAACAGCGCCGGCACGTACTGGCCATCGGTCTCGAAGAGCCGATTCCAGATTTCATTACCTTCGACGGCGCGATGCGAGAGCTGGACCGCCAAGACGCCGCCGTCCTCGTCCCCCATCCCGGCTTTCTCAACGTCAGTCTCGGACTGGATGATATTGAAGCGTATGAGGACAATATCGACGCGCTGGAAGTGTACAACCCCAAACAACTGGCCCACCACCGGGACCGCGCGCAGTCGTTCACGTCGGAAACCGGTCACGAGCCGTTCGTCTCGTCGTATGCCCACGTCCGTGGGACTGTCGGTGAGGCGTACGTGACCTTTGCCGAGGCGTTCGACGACGTGGCGGCGCTCAGTACGGCGCTGAAAAACGACGTTGAGCGGTCACTGTTCCATCGCGACGGGCTCTCACACGACCTCCGGCGGGCGGTCGAGTGGGCACATCTGGGGCTAGAAAACACGTGGGGCAAGTTCGACCGGCTGATGCTGCAGGGGACCGAGCCGACGCACCCCGACCATGTCGCGTACGACGGTCGGTTCAACGATGTGAAGGTGTACTAA
- a CDS encoding transcription elongation factor Spt5 has product MGIYAVKTTASQERTVADMIISREEDEIHAALAPDSLTSYVMVEADDAAVFDRILDEIPHANGVVQGESSMAEVEHFLSPKPDVEGIAEGDIVELIAGPFKGEKAQVQRIDEGKDQVTVELYEATVPIPVTVRGDQIRVLDSEER; this is encoded by the coding sequence ATGGGTATCTACGCAGTCAAAACCACGGCCAGCCAGGAACGCACCGTCGCAGACATGATCATCTCCCGGGAAGAAGACGAGATTCACGCCGCGCTCGCGCCGGACTCGCTGACGAGTTACGTGATGGTGGAAGCCGACGACGCTGCGGTGTTCGACCGTATCCTCGACGAGATTCCCCACGCCAACGGCGTCGTGCAGGGCGAGTCCTCGATGGCGGAAGTCGAGCACTTCCTCTCCCCGAAACCGGACGTGGAAGGGATCGCAGAGGGCGACATCGTCGAACTCATCGCCGGCCCGTTCAAGGGCGAGAAGGCACAGGTCCAGCGCATCGACGAGGGCAAGGACCAGGTCACCGTCGAACTGTACGAGGCGACGGTCCCGATTCCGGTTACCGTGCGTGGTGACCAGATTCGGGTTCTTGACTCCGAAGAGCGATAG
- a CDS encoding protein translocase SEC61 complex subunit gamma — translation MDVPYDLTSYIRVLKLASTPSWEEFSQIAKIAGAGIALVGLLGFIIFAVMTFVPGSKPV, via the coding sequence ATGGACGTTCCATACGATCTCACCTCCTACATCCGCGTACTCAAACTGGCGAGTACGCCGTCGTGGGAGGAGTTCTCCCAGATCGCGAAAATCGCCGGCGCGGGCATCGCGCTGGTCGGACTGCTCGGGTTCATCATCTTCGCCGTGATGACCTTCGTACCTGGCAGCAAGCCGGTGTAA
- a CDS encoding methyl-accepting chemotaxis protein, producing MSSLPSRMVQATERALPDVIRRRYAAKFGVLLLGVVVILALGGAAIHLDTGSLVESQTEEQILGVAESQSSSVSSWVSNKQSTASFLAASIGDRSESTSDTEHQRWLEQKLIGLPGDVRALHYVDAADGTVTASTDDDLNGVALSDVDDPWTDASGAVVSSGPTDTSEAYQSGNESVIAFVQPVSGSDEYVVLTASLEARSHEFTSPFATGDVKVVGSGGQIILDNRKSSILEEYAATGDATDTSVEAALNGETGYKSVSARTGMEDGKYVMAYTPVTGTEWALLYHVPQDRAFALQSAVSQNIALLLALAVGALFVVGVTIGRGTANALARVAESAEDIAAGEINSTLPETTRVDEMGQLYDSFASMQAYLTTAADQADALAAKRFDDPALDESIPGEFGAALEEMGEDIQALITDVEAARDEAEAAKEDAESMAAALEAKAAEFSKVMDKSADGDLTQRMATDSDYDAMVDIAESFNEMIAELERTVNRIEGFAGTVDSSTETISASAQEVRSASESVSESVQQIAEGADEQNRNIQQVSDEMTDLSATVEEITSSTDEVASKSQQAVNDGESGREYAEQAAAEIEALERKSTEAIEQVESLAEEMERIGEVTTLIDEIAEQTNMLALNANIEAARAGEAGEGFAVVAREIKTLAEETQEATTDIESMIDDIRSRTDTTVEDMQEMGESVDTGKETVENATDALTSIVQQVNEANDGVQAISDATDEQAASMEEVVSMAEEVGSISEETSAEAENVAASAEEQTASITEVTEKIQSLSSQATDLKELIDQFETDDAGDGGDLGTHGAGGTALTDD from the coding sequence ATGAGTTCACTCCCCAGCCGAATGGTACAGGCGACGGAACGTGCGCTCCCTGACGTTATTCGCCGGCGCTACGCCGCGAAGTTCGGTGTCCTGTTGCTCGGTGTGGTCGTCATCCTCGCCCTCGGCGGCGCGGCGATCCACCTCGACACGGGCTCGCTGGTCGAGTCACAGACCGAGGAGCAGATCCTCGGCGTTGCGGAGTCTCAGTCCAGTTCCGTGTCAAGCTGGGTCTCGAACAAGCAATCCACGGCATCGTTCCTCGCGGCGTCTATCGGCGACCGGTCCGAGTCAACCTCGGATACAGAACACCAGCGGTGGCTCGAACAGAAGCTCATCGGGCTTCCCGGAGACGTCCGGGCGCTGCATTACGTCGACGCTGCTGACGGCACAGTCACCGCCAGCACTGACGACGACCTGAACGGCGTCGCACTGAGCGACGTTGACGACCCGTGGACGGACGCGAGTGGTGCAGTCGTCTCGTCAGGACCGACGGACACGTCCGAAGCATACCAGAGCGGTAATGAATCAGTCATCGCGTTCGTTCAGCCTGTCTCTGGCAGCGACGAATACGTCGTACTGACGGCGTCGCTTGAGGCGCGCTCTCATGAGTTCACGTCACCGTTTGCGACGGGCGACGTGAAAGTCGTCGGGTCAGGTGGCCAGATCATACTCGACAACCGGAAAAGCTCGATTCTCGAAGAGTACGCGGCAACCGGAGACGCGACCGATACGAGCGTTGAGGCGGCGCTGAACGGCGAAACCGGTTACAAATCCGTCTCTGCCAGAACGGGCATGGAAGACGGAAAGTACGTGATGGCGTACACGCCGGTGACCGGCACTGAGTGGGCGTTGCTGTATCACGTGCCCCAGGACCGCGCGTTTGCACTGCAGTCGGCTGTCTCCCAGAACATTGCGCTTCTGCTTGCGCTTGCCGTCGGGGCGCTGTTCGTCGTCGGCGTGACAATCGGACGCGGAACCGCGAACGCACTCGCCCGTGTCGCTGAAAGCGCAGAGGATATCGCCGCAGGTGAGATCAACAGCACCCTCCCGGAGACTACTCGCGTCGACGAGATGGGACAGCTGTACGACTCCTTCGCATCGATGCAGGCGTATCTGACGACCGCCGCAGACCAGGCCGACGCGCTCGCTGCAAAGCGGTTCGACGACCCGGCGCTGGACGAGAGCATCCCCGGCGAGTTCGGTGCGGCGCTAGAGGAGATGGGCGAGGACATCCAGGCGTTGATTACCGACGTCGAGGCTGCCAGAGATGAGGCGGAGGCGGCAAAAGAAGACGCCGAGTCGATGGCAGCCGCCCTCGAAGCCAAGGCGGCCGAGTTCAGCAAAGTGATGGACAAGTCGGCAGACGGGGATCTCACCCAGCGGATGGCCACCGATAGCGACTACGACGCGATGGTCGACATCGCGGAAAGTTTCAACGAGATGATTGCGGAACTCGAACGGACAGTCAACCGCATCGAAGGGTTCGCCGGCACTGTCGACAGCTCGACGGAGACGATCTCCGCGAGCGCACAGGAAGTGCGGTCGGCCAGCGAGTCGGTGAGTGAGTCGGTGCAACAGATCGCCGAAGGCGCTGACGAGCAAAACCGGAACATCCAGCAGGTGAGCGACGAGATGACCGACCTGTCGGCGACCGTCGAGGAAATCACCTCGTCGACCGACGAAGTCGCGTCGAAGTCCCAGCAGGCCGTCAACGACGGCGAGTCCGGCCGCGAATACGCCGAGCAGGCCGCCGCCGAAATTGAGGCGCTCGAACGGAAGTCCACCGAAGCTATCGAACAGGTGGAGTCCCTCGCAGAGGAGATGGAGCGCATCGGCGAGGTTACGACGCTTATCGACGAAATCGCTGAACAGACGAATATGCTCGCGCTCAACGCGAACATCGAAGCTGCGCGGGCCGGTGAGGCGGGCGAAGGGTTCGCCGTCGTGGCCCGCGAGATCAAGACGCTCGCCGAGGAAACGCAGGAAGCGACGACTGATATCGAGTCGATGATCGACGACATCCGGTCCCGGACGGACACCACCGTCGAGGACATGCAGGAGATGGGTGAGAGCGTCGACACCGGGAAAGAGACGGTCGAGAACGCGACCGACGCGCTGACCAGTATCGTCCAGCAGGTCAACGAGGCCAACGACGGTGTGCAGGCTATCAGCGACGCGACTGACGAACAGGCCGCCTCGATGGAAGAAGTCGTCTCGATGGCCGAGGAAGTCGGCTCGATCAGCGAGGAGACATCCGCCGAGGCAGAAAACGTCGCTGCGTCTGCCGAGGAACAGACGGCGTCGATCACGGAGGTCACCGAGAAGATACAGTCGCTCTCCAGTCAGGCGACTGACCTCAAGGAGCTTATCGACCAGTTCGAAACCGACGATGCCGGTGACGGGGGCGACCTGGGGACCCACGGAGCGGGCGGAACTGCGCTGACTGACGACTGA
- a CDS encoding amino acid ABC transporter substrate-binding protein, producing MQFGALLPLSGALAPLGQHGKRMVEQAASDVNAAGGIRGNDVEVTILDTEANAETAVEQYGTLVDRGVIGFVGGLVSDASLALAPEAASDEIMEVSPASTAPQLSTAGRANGRKYFGRTVPSDGTQAVVMAKVVDDPLYINADSVALLSIDNSFGAGLAAAQREALDAEVVADVRYDPSSESFDDTLADVFQNDPDAVTFTSVSGQERGILDAYSQSEHDVPWVLSAGMFGGDLPSYYDGFYSASLSSARTQAYFELVRRLSDIDQPRAYSVNAYDALFLMACAAEQAGEASGPAIAETIQSVSGGSGHTVSVGDFGRVRSLTEAGRAVNYQGASGSVDLTANLEPLSSYLIERVTNGSVESLELLQSRFFKSGGNQ from the coding sequence GTGCAGTTCGGCGCGCTCCTCCCGCTCAGTGGTGCGCTCGCCCCACTCGGGCAACACGGCAAGCGCATGGTTGAGCAGGCAGCAAGCGATGTCAACGCGGCCGGTGGTATCCGCGGGAATGATGTCGAAGTGACCATCCTTGACACTGAAGCGAACGCCGAAACCGCTGTCGAGCAGTACGGGACACTCGTCGACCGAGGTGTCATTGGTTTCGTCGGTGGCCTCGTCAGTGACGCGTCGCTCGCTCTCGCACCGGAGGCGGCCAGCGACGAGATTATGGAGGTCAGCCCGGCCAGTACTGCCCCGCAGCTATCGACTGCCGGTCGAGCCAACGGGCGGAAATACTTCGGCCGAACGGTGCCAAGCGACGGGACGCAAGCGGTGGTGATGGCGAAGGTCGTCGACGACCCGCTGTACATCAACGCTGATTCCGTCGCATTACTGAGCATCGACAACTCGTTCGGTGCTGGACTGGCAGCGGCACAGCGTGAGGCGCTGGACGCCGAGGTCGTCGCCGATGTGCGGTACGACCCGTCGTCGGAGTCGTTCGACGACACGCTTGCGGACGTGTTCCAGAACGACCCTGATGCCGTCACTTTCACCAGCGTCTCCGGGCAGGAGCGGGGTATCCTTGACGCATACAGCCAGTCGGAGCACGATGTTCCGTGGGTGTTGTCTGCAGGGATGTTCGGTGGCGACCTCCCGTCGTACTACGACGGGTTCTACAGCGCGTCGCTGTCCTCTGCACGGACGCAAGCGTACTTCGAACTCGTCCGTCGGCTCTCAGATATCGACCAGCCCAGAGCGTACTCGGTCAACGCGTATGACGCGCTGTTTTTGATGGCGTGTGCCGCCGAACAGGCCGGTGAAGCCAGCGGCCCGGCAATCGCCGAGACCATTCAGTCGGTTTCCGGCGGGTCTGGACACACTGTTTCAGTCGGCGACTTCGGTCGTGTTCGGTCACTCACCGAGGCAGGTCGAGCGGTGAACTATCAGGGCGCGTCCGGAAGCGTTGACCTGACGGCGAACCTCGAACCGCTGAGTTCGTACCTGATCGAACGGGTCACGAACGGGTCGGTCGAGTCGCTGGAGCTACTGCAGTCACGGTTCTTCAAATCAGGAGGCAATCAATGA
- a CDS encoding cell division protein FtsZ, whose product MDSIIDDAIDEAEQDGEDADRGTVNETTSSPSQDMSTSGTMSDEELASVVKDLETKITVVGCGGAGGNTVTRMMEEGIHGAKLVAANTDAQHLADEVSADTKILIGRKRTGGRGAGSVPKIGEEAAQEDIEDIQQSIDGSDMVFVTAGLGGGTGTGAAPVVAQAAQEAGALTISIVTIPFTAEGERRRANADAGLERLRSVSDTVIVVPNDRLLDYAPSMPLQDAFKICDRVLMRSVKGMTELITKPGLVNVDFADVRTIMENGGVAMIGLGESDSENKAQDSIRSALRSPLLDVEFDGANSALVNVVGGPDMSIEEAEGVVEEIYDRIDPDARIIWGASVNNEFEGKMETMIVVTGVESPQIYGQSEAEQEKAAQQLGEDIDYVD is encoded by the coding sequence ATGGATTCGATAATTGACGACGCTATCGACGAGGCAGAACAAGACGGGGAGGACGCGGACAGAGGAACTGTCAACGAAACTACATCATCGCCGTCACAGGACATGTCGACGTCGGGGACGATGTCCGACGAGGAACTGGCAAGCGTCGTCAAAGACCTGGAGACGAAGATCACGGTTGTCGGCTGTGGCGGTGCCGGCGGGAACACGGTCACCCGGATGATGGAGGAAGGCATCCACGGGGCCAAGCTCGTCGCCGCAAACACCGACGCACAGCACCTCGCCGACGAGGTGTCTGCTGACACGAAGATTCTCATCGGCCGCAAGCGAACCGGCGGCCGCGGGGCCGGTTCAGTCCCGAAGATCGGTGAGGAGGCCGCACAGGAGGATATCGAGGATATCCAGCAGTCTATCGACGGCTCGGATATGGTGTTTGTCACCGCCGGTCTCGGTGGCGGCACCGGGACTGGCGCGGCCCCGGTGGTCGCACAGGCCGCACAGGAAGCCGGCGCACTCACCATCTCCATCGTCACGATTCCGTTCACCGCGGAAGGTGAGCGCCGCCGTGCCAACGCTGACGCCGGCCTCGAACGCCTCCGCTCCGTCTCTGATACGGTCATCGTCGTCCCGAACGACCGTCTGCTCGACTACGCACCCAGCATGCCGCTGCAGGACGCGTTCAAGATCTGCGACCGTGTGCTGATGCGCTCGGTCAAGGGGATGACCGAACTGATCACCAAGCCCGGCCTCGTCAACGTGGACTTCGCCGACGTTCGGACCATCATGGAGAACGGCGGTGTCGCCATGATCGGCCTCGGCGAATCCGACTCCGAAAACAAGGCCCAGGACTCCATCCGCTCTGCCTTGCGCTCGCCGCTGCTCGACGTGGAGTTCGATGGCGCGAACTCCGCGCTCGTCAACGTGGTCGGTGGTCCCGACATGAGCATCGAGGAAGCCGAGGGCGTCGTCGAGGAGATTTACGACCGCATCGACCCCGACGCTCGCATTATCTGGGGCGCGTCGGTCAACAATGAGTTCGAGGGCAAGATGGAGACGATGATTGTCGTCACCGGCGTCGAGAGTCCACAGATCTACGGTCAGAGCGAGGCCGAACAGGAGAAGGCCGCCCAGCAACTCGGCGAAGACATCGACTACGTCGACTAA